A window of the Archocentrus centrarchus isolate MPI-CPG fArcCen1 chromosome 17, fArcCen1, whole genome shotgun sequence genome harbors these coding sequences:
- the kctd1 gene encoding BTB/POZ domain-containing protein KCTD1 isoform X1: protein MFQDSRSTMSRPMITRSPVSPLSNQGIPTPAQLTKSNAPVHIDVGGHMYTSSLATLTKFPESRIGRLFDGTEPIVLDSLKQHYFIDRDGHMFRYILNFLRTSKLLIPDDFKDYSLLYEEARYFQLQPMLAELERWRQDQELGRVSRPCECLVVRVAPDLGERITLSGDKALIEDVFPEIGDVMCNSVNAGWNHDSTHVIRFPLNGYCHLNSVQVLERLQQRGFEIAGSCGGGVDSSQFSEYVLRRELRRTSQRGPNSNRIKQEQLD, encoded by the exons ATGTTTCAG GATAGTCGCTCCACCATGTCCAGGCCCATGATCACACGGTCACCAGTGTCTCCCTTGAGTAACCAGGGCATCCCAACACCTGCACAGCTCACCAAGTCCAATGCTCCTGTGCACATTGATGTAGGCGGACACATGTACACCAGCAGTCTGGCCACCTTAACAAAATTTCCAGAATCTCG AATTGGTCGTCTCTTTGATGGCACAGAGCCTATAGTCCTGGACAGCCTGAAGCAGCACTACTTCATTGACAGGGATGGACACATGTTCCGCTACATCCTCAACTTCCTCAGGACGTCCAAGCTCCTCATCCCCGACGACTTCAAA GACTACAGTTTGCTGTATGAGGAAGCACGGTATTTCCAGCTGCAGCCCATGCTTGCTGAGCTGGAACGCTGGCGCCAGGACCAGGAGCTAGGTCGGGTGTCCCGTCCCTGTGAGTGCTTGGTAGTGCGTGTTGCACCTGACCTGGGCGAGAGGATCACACTCAGTGGCGACAAGGCCCTGATTGAAGATGTGTTTCCAGAGATCGGAGATGTTATGTGCAACTCTGTCAATGCCGGCTGGAACCATGACTCCACACACGTTATCCGCTTCCCACTGAATGGGTACTGTCACCTCAACTCTGTCCAG GTTCTAGAGCGTCTCCAGCAACGTGGCTTCGAGATTGCTGGCTCCTGCGGCGGAGGAGTGGACTCATCCCAGTTCAGCGAGTACGTCCTGAGGAGGGAACTGAGGAGGACAAGTCAGCGAGGGCCCAATTCAAACAGGATAAAGCAGGAACAGCTA
- the kctd1 gene encoding BTB/POZ domain-containing protein KCTD1 isoform X2 has translation MDETDIMDLTHQKARKRPRPISSVDESVHASLKRLPIRAAECRESSLMFAVRGEPVPAASLKQNDHSVTSSPTTVMPAQDSRSTMSRPMITRSPVSPLSNQGIPTPAQLTKSNAPVHIDVGGHMYTSSLATLTKFPESRIGRLFDGTEPIVLDSLKQHYFIDRDGHMFRYILNFLRTSKLLIPDDFKDYSLLYEEARYFQLQPMLAELERWRQDQELGRVSRPCECLVVRVAPDLGERITLSGDKALIEDVFPEIGDVMCNSVNAGWNHDSTHVIRFPLNGYCHLNSVQVLERLQQRGFEIAGSCGGGVDSSQFSEYVLRRELRRTSQRGPNSNRIKQEQLD, from the exons ATGGACGAAACGGATATCATGGACTTAACGCATCAGAAAGCGAGAAAGCGACCGCGTCCAATCAGTTCCGTGGATGAGTCTGTGCACGCTTCCCTCAAACGGCTCCCGATCCGAGCAGCGGAGTGCAGGGAGAGCTCGCTGATGTTCGCTGTCAGAGGAGAGCCTGTTCCCGCAGCATCTCTAAAGCAAAATGACCATTCGGTGACTTCCTCTCCAACCACAGTGATGCCGGCGCAG GATAGTCGCTCCACCATGTCCAGGCCCATGATCACACGGTCACCAGTGTCTCCCTTGAGTAACCAGGGCATCCCAACACCTGCACAGCTCACCAAGTCCAATGCTCCTGTGCACATTGATGTAGGCGGACACATGTACACCAGCAGTCTGGCCACCTTAACAAAATTTCCAGAATCTCG AATTGGTCGTCTCTTTGATGGCACAGAGCCTATAGTCCTGGACAGCCTGAAGCAGCACTACTTCATTGACAGGGATGGACACATGTTCCGCTACATCCTCAACTTCCTCAGGACGTCCAAGCTCCTCATCCCCGACGACTTCAAA GACTACAGTTTGCTGTATGAGGAAGCACGGTATTTCCAGCTGCAGCCCATGCTTGCTGAGCTGGAACGCTGGCGCCAGGACCAGGAGCTAGGTCGGGTGTCCCGTCCCTGTGAGTGCTTGGTAGTGCGTGTTGCACCTGACCTGGGCGAGAGGATCACACTCAGTGGCGACAAGGCCCTGATTGAAGATGTGTTTCCAGAGATCGGAGATGTTATGTGCAACTCTGTCAATGCCGGCTGGAACCATGACTCCACACACGTTATCCGCTTCCCACTGAATGGGTACTGTCACCTCAACTCTGTCCAG GTTCTAGAGCGTCTCCAGCAACGTGGCTTCGAGATTGCTGGCTCCTGCGGCGGAGGAGTGGACTCATCCCAGTTCAGCGAGTACGTCCTGAGGAGGGAACTGAGGAGGACAAGTCAGCGAGGGCCCAATTCAAACAGGATAAAGCAGGAACAGCTA